The sequence ATTCTCTCCTGCCGACGTTCCGGCTGAGAGTCGCAGCCACCGCTGATAAACCGCAGAGCTTCGGCTTGCTGTCGGTTTGTCTCACGACGATCAGAGTCGAAGAACCCGATGAAAATGCCGAGGAACCCTATTCGTGGCTGGATGCGGAGAAGAATGATCGCAGGCGATGCTTGTGGCTCGGCTGTGTGGAAGGATTGGTCCGGTGCGGCTGGGACGAACAGATGGTCGTCGGCGAAACTTCGAGCGTCGCGCAGTGCGAGGTTTTAAGCAGCTCGTACGTACACGACGGTCCCGTTACGGACATTCTACGGTCCCCGCATCTCCGGGACGTTCTTCTGACGATCGGCGGACACGTCTTCGCAGTTTGGAAAGACGATTATCCGAAGTCCCCCTTGTTTTGGCGGCGGCGGACCGGTTGCCGGTACACGGCCTGCTGCTGGGCCAGCGAGCCCGGCGTTTTTCTGCTCGGCGATCGCCGGGGCGAGCTCGAGCTCTGGGACATCGGGGACAGGCCGAGCGAGCCGATCTTCGCGCGGGTCGTGTCCGCGACGTCGATCGCCCGATTGATCTCGATGAGTCGCTTCGTAAAAGGCGAGCGCGTCGACACGATCGGCGTGGGCGACGCTGCCGGGTTTTTCCGGGAGTTTAAAACGCGGGACGCCGTTGTCGGTCGAGACGAAACTTTGGAGAGGATGGATCGGTTCGAGGAATACGCGCGGAGGGAGGCGCGGAGGAAGAAGCTCTTCGACAGCTGGCAGAACGATTTCCTCGCGAACGATCCGGCTGTTGTGGCCAGGCGATCGGCCAGGTGCGACGAGGAACGGAGAAAGGAGTTGGAGGAGGCCAGGATAAGGCTGCGGAAGGAGAACGAGGAACGGGCGAGGATGAGGGCGGAGAAGCGAGCTCGCGCGGCACCGAAATCCGCGGTTGCTGTTTGGAAGTCGAAGGAGTACCGTCGGATGAAGACTGTTCTATTGGGGAAGAAGAACCTGGATCCGAACGAGTTGGAAAAGAAGCGGCTgcctctcgttctctcgaaCACGGAGAGAGACGCGAAACTGAGGAGAGCTCGGGACCGTAGCCAGCTCGCGGAAACGCAGCTTTCGAACGCGTTAGCCGCGGAATTCGCCGAACAATTTCAACCGATAAACGATACCTCGGAGACCGGCGAGTCCACGGTTCGGTTCGCGAAGCCTGTCGACGAGATTGCTAAGAAGTTTCTAGCGATACGAGAGAAAGCTTTGCGAACATTGGCGGAATAGCGGCGAAATATTCAAGATCGGTTTTATACAATTGAGCAGGGTAGAAATGTCAATTTTATGTGTTACTTATCCATTCAGGAATGCGTAAAATCGCAGTTTTGTTGTTGTCGACCGCAAAGGTTTATcacattaatttaaagaacTATGGTTATCTTATCAAAAccaatttctgtatttttctattatttttgcaattttgtatCTAACGGATCACTTGTCATATAGCAGGTGAATGTCACGAGCGAGTATATCGACACGAATCGCCGAATAATTGGGAAATTTATGATTGTTTCAGGGCCTTGGGATAATATGCATGGCGTGCGCATCACCGGCACGAATTCCCGCCACCCACTGGTTTCTGTTCGTCGCGGTTACAGCCTTCATCGCCACCCTGGTGTGGTGTTTCCTTTACTTCTTGTCGATTCGAGAGGCGCTCAAGCTACCAATCAATTGGATTCTGTCGGCAAGTAAAACGGTCTCCCCCGTGGAGCCACGATTCATTATTTCCTccattactattatatttgttcaatattttatctgaTCGTATCTTATACGAATGTCTTTCTTACTCGCTTATTATCGTTATACTCTTTCTACTTCATTCCTCTCACTTTCTTATGATTAATTTCGTGCGAACAAATAAACGAACAAAACAACTGTTTGCTTGCAGGAACTTCTAAACACATCGATATTCGCCTTCTTGTACATGATTGCCTTCATAGCTCAGCTATCCGCTTGGAGCGCGTATAACGGAAATTATACTGTATCATCGAACATCGCCGGCGGTGTAAGTAATATGGAAAGAGTAAAGTTCAGATCCTTGTCGGATCGGTTTTCGTCCGAGATTTCTAACGTTTCTCTAATGTTTGCGCCGTAGGTATTTGGAATCTTTAATACGATCGCCTACGCCGCCGGTGCCTACTTCCTGTACGTCGAGTGGAAGAGCAGTAACACGCAGTGAAGAAGAGCGACCAGGGTACTCGAAGAGGCATCAAGGTACCTGAAGAGCACCTACGGCCAGGCTACTACACGGGGGATCTGTCTCCGACCCTACGCACCATCAACGATCAACAACACCGAAGCGAGGACACGCTGTTCGAGAAATGAAAGGAAAACCACATAGACTCCGTCGATGTCGACGTCGATGTTGACGTCGACGCCGACGTCGATATCGACGGTTCGAAGCTAGTCCAACGGGAAGATCCTTTTCCTATCGAGTGTCGTAGCTCAACCAGAGACTCTGTAATCTATGTGCCTTAagattatacatacatacgatTTACGATATACGATACCGCGGATATACGTATAGATGAATCGGCTGCCCGTACTACGTCGACGATCGCCCTTGTCGGCAGGAACGTCCCGCGATCACGAATCGACGGACGCGACTCGATTCGCGGTCGAATTCGCGGGAATATGTTCTCGACGACCGCGAGCGCCGATAACCGATCGTCAATACCCACATATATTTCTACGTACAACTATAAAGAGAGTTTTACGTCAGTCCAGGGCGGGTTATCGCATCGCGCCTAGGATATCCTCGACTCGGTTTGTATTATCGTCGGCGACGAGCTTCTCGCGAGCGATATCTCTGCGTCGTCTGATTCAACGGTGTCTACGTGGAAGCGGCTGCAATAGCCGATAACATTAGCACCGATTGTCTCAATGGAATATCGCCGTGAGATCGACAACATCCATATTGGATGCGAATCTTCCCAGCTGCCGTTCGCGAATATCAAAGTTGCAAATAAGCCCACGCTCTCGGCCGTTGGCACGCGTGCGACGCGTCCACCGCTCTCCCGTTCAGTTAACTTTTCTAATTGCGTACCTTTTGTCGCACCGCCGcgagtttttatttataatatatgtatacacaaattatatctatatacatgcatatgcatatacatatatacatatacatacattttcaaatatatatatctgtttTGTATAGGTAATATATTTGCACGAATCGAAAATACGGTACATTGTTGTCtttacctttttcttttctctttttttttttttatgttcatTACATTACTTTACTTTTGCTTTACTTTACTTTCACTTTTACTTTACACTTCTCTTGGCTTCTTTTGCTCGTACGCAAAGAGACACTCGCGTGATTCAGCGGTTCGTCGATGCGTACGTGAAACAGAACAAGATCCGTTGCGATACGAGGCAAACTAAAGCATTCGAGTACGTTGTATTCTCTTCTGTGTACACATTACCATTGAAATACAcgatcatttttaacattatctcTTCTACAGCGTCCTTCCATTCCAATCAAAATGATCTTTGATTTCACttgaaataaaggaaaagaaagaaaaacgctGTCGCTATCGCGGACTGTTTCCATCCGCGTCGGTGAATCTTTTTTGAACTCTGCGATCGCTTATGATATCACCAGTGACGTCATCCATGGTACCGCGGCGGTAACGCAAGCGTGCACTTCAGTCAATCGCAGACGCTCGTCGCGCAACCATCTACCTCATTAAGGTCAGTTTAAGTCTTGCATACGCTCTCTATTTTCCTCTATCGTCCACGATATCGTTCGGCGCGCGTCATTTGTAACACGGGCATCTTTTTAATCGGACTGTTGttgatcattttcttttcattctaGACCGTTTCGATTTTTACCGAGGCTTTCTCTTTCATCGAAATTCGTGCAACGAGCACGCTTGCTTTCGCGTCCGAATTCGAACAGTGGGAATTCTCTACCGCTATCTCGCCGCGCCTGCAATTCCAATTGGGGAAGATAGTAATAGCAGAGATAAGAGTAACGGATAAAGTGGGTATGCACGTCAACCTGTTGGAGTTCACGCGTTTCTACGTACATTTCGATTGCTTTGTCGGAAAACTTTTCTAGCGAGCGCGAACGTAGGTGTTTCCTGATACGAAAATAACCGATGACACCACGTCGCGCTAATTTAGGATATGCGCTCGATAcacgataaaaagaaacatcgcGTCgttaacagtttttaattattacgaatcgcgtcgcggcgtctgcaataatattgtaataccGTGGTATGGTTGTACAGTAGTATATGTATTACTGTAGTACCATGGTGTTGGTAGTTTTCATGCCGTCGCGCcggaaggaaagagaaagcaGTCTCGCAAAGTCGTTCACGCATTGTATCGATCGGCTGGAAGCTTCAAGGGTGTGTCGAGATCAATGAAACGAAAGGGAAAGCTTCGCTGTTATTTCTCCGTGTATACTGCGAATCATTCCAATTGGTGTCCGAACGGAATTCCACGAGGAAACGCTCGAGAACGTAGATAGTAGAGGTCTCTGTGTCGttgcatttttctttcgagcGAACGAAACGTGAGATGTTTTCGTGTGCCGAACACCGCGGTATTCTTGGGCattgagaaagaaaagaaaacgaggggaggacgaagaggaagaagaagaagaagaggggtCGGACGCGAAATGTAGGCCGCGCCTCGAAATCCTGGCCTTGGCCGTATTTCAGACCGTTTCTGACCGCAACATCCTCGAGCGGACGTGCTGGAGCCGAAGATTGCGAGCCGACTAACGCGTTCTCTTTTTCAATTGTAGAATCGACAGCAACGGATCGACCATGTCGCACTCTGTGACCATCAGAACTCACACCGTCACGACCAACTCCACGGCGGTCATGATCAACACCGGCTACTTGAAAACGTGGAGTGGCGTGATCAAGTTGTTGCAATTGGTAAGGCCTCCCCCGTCCGTACGATCGTTTGCGATTGCGGTTGCTGTCCCGATAGCAGAGGGTACCCATTGATGTATAGTAAAAGTTCAGTTAGGCTTGATGATTCGATGATTGCATTCCTATGCCCTggtttattatcatttaaattaaaccGACAAACGGTTTGAGAAATTTAGGGAACGAAAATTATTCCGGCAATATAGAAATGATCAGAGAAacttttgaaaacaattttatgttgAAAGATATCATACTATAGATTGCTAATTCAAATTCCTAAAAAAGTAGGCATTTCATGACTATGATACAGTAGAGTCCCTTGAACAATTCTGTAGTTTTGATTTTGTTTGTTATGCCCTAATTTtgtcataataaatttttttaggCGACCCTGCATTGTTCACAATTCATTCGTCCCGCGATCAAAGTGGCGCCTCTGATGGAGAAACGTCGAAGCTTTTTTTGGAGTCCGTGCAGCGCCAATTTGTGcagtggcaaaacgctcaaactgttagccaaagTCGACTGTTGATAAATGGCTAACtgtttgagcgttttgccactgcaccgattggcgctgtacggaccTCGAAAAAAGCTTCGTTGTTCCTCCACCAGAGACGTTACCTCCGCTAGATATGTGTTATGCATACACACTGAAAAACATGAATTacagtgaaattaaaaaatgaaaatgtaaaccAAGAGTACAGAATTTTCAGAAGAATTTTCTGCATCGATAACCAAACAACAGTGATTCTATCCCTCCGCCAATTATTCATAATTCGATGCTTAGAGAgtgtcaataatttataatttataattgcataaCTTTGCAAGTACATCCACTGAACATTTCCGCACCGTTTGGTATACTTTTTAACCATCGAATTTCCCCGTCGAaagtgatttaattattcggaTTTTTACAGGCTTTGGGAATCGTTTGCGTGACGATCATCGGTCATTATTTCTCCACATATGGTTACTACGTTTCTGCCGAGTTATTCTTCCTGCTGATAACTACAACGTTCCTGATTGGCACCACAATTCTGGTGATAAGCTATTTGTCCTCACATTCGACGCCAGGCATCATTGCGAAAACAATTTATGTGAGCAACAGGATTTTCTAACAGCTGAACGGAAGCATGTGAATCGACGGAGCACTAACGACTCTATTCCTTTCGCAGGAACTGATATATCATGCGATCGCGTTTGGACTGTACCTAGCCGCGGCGTTAACGTTTTTGGTGAATGTGTCCAACAGAGGCAGGGGAAACGAAGTGCTAATGGCTGGAGCGGTAACGCGAACGAAatccctttctttttcaacCGTTCGGCCACGATGTTTCCTACGAAATAACACATTGTTCGATTTTCAGATCTGCGGTCTGGTAAACGCGGCGCTATACTTTCTCAGCACGATTATCGCCGTTCGCACTTACAGAGGCCTCTGAGCTGCCCGAGGAAACAATCGCCGCCTTGACCGATCAATCGACCGCTTAATTTCTCGAACAAACTCGGTTcgaatcgaaatattattcgcggCGATTTCTACGAGCATACTGGACATAATTCGTATATTTCTAACGCCGTAATCGCGGGGCGAATCGCCGAACATCCGACGCCTATGTTACGTCAACGAATACAAGGCATTTGTTACGTACGCGGAAGCGCGAAATAAGAAATCGCAACTGTATGCGCGAACGAAAGTAACTCCTGTACACTCGACCGCGTAGCTCGCGCTCGGCGCACAAACGACTGTACCTACGGGCATTTGATACTCCTCCGACaacacatttttttaaaccgtATTTGTACAAAGCGTGAACAGAAACATATTATCacctatatatttataacacgCAAGCTCTGCGTTACTTTTACGACTGACGATTTACCAATAAAATGGACTTTGTAAAAGATCTCGCAGTCCAGAATCAAAAACTGTCGATCCTTCCACGAACCGGACGAACAGAGAACGTGATCCGAACGATCGCTCGGGCACGGAAGATCGAGCTGATGGAGCTTGATCGCGCGACGACGTGCCGGACGCAACACGTAATTGTGACTCAGAAAATTTGCCCGTTATGCGCCGAGGGAAATACGGCTTTCTTTCGCACGGCCATCGACAGGACGCGGACCTGCACGTAACCCCGTATGCGGGACGAGTTTCAATAAAGTTGCACGCGAGgcgaaagggaaagagaaatggggagaaagagaaagagaggacaGGATACCGCGGTCGACGCGCTACGCaagcaattaaattatgtatgcgATTGTGACCAAACGCGATGCACCGCGCGGGCCGTCGGAAATGAACGAATTACCTCGGGATCGATCGGGATCCACGCCCCAAGCCTATCCGagatctctttttcttttcgtttcctGTGCCCGTGTCGGCGGCGCAACAGCCGGTTCAATGAATGTGTTCCGACTTCTGGCTTGCGACGGCACGTGCCAGAAATAGCCGTGTCTGTATCCCCTCGCGAGGAATCCCACGCGGGGGGTGGTGTCGCGACGTTTCAACTTTCAGAATGAACTGGCAAGTCACCCTCAGTTTGTTGGAAAGCACTACGACGAACGCGTCCACCGCCGTCTGGACCCGCGTGTCTCTCCGCCAATCGAAAGATCGCCGGTTTGCCGTCGAATACGGATAATCCGCGGCTCGAGCGCGATACAAATCACCGGGTCGATTCATTGGTTGCCGCGCAAACGTACGAATTAATCGTCGTTTAACCAATTAGGGCCGCCGAATCAATGATCCGGGCgtagaccgagagagagagacacgggGTTCAACGAACTTATCAATTGCCGGCGACCCCCGAGGTTCGACGACGGATACTTTCGCGAAATCGTTAACGAGAATCGCGCGTCGAGAAACGACGGATCGCCGGcccgaggagaaagagaagggaGGAGACGAAGGAGGTGGAACGATGGGCCGAAACGATGGAGGGCCGATAATCAGGATGTCGTCCGGCGGCACTCATACGGCCGGAGGTGTCGAATGTTGCTGCTGCCGATGCTGCACGTGCATACACGTGGAATTCCTCAAGACTATGCCCGGCATTATCAAGCTCTGCGAAACGGTACGCGTCCGGTCTCATCCGGCAATCGATCGCCCAAACTACCGCGATAATATTAAGTTGTATAATTAGCCAGTCTATGCAACTCAGCTTAAACGAAAATTGGAAGCGTCTGCTTTGAGACAGGGTAGATTAATTTGCAACAGCATGACGAAATCGTTCTGAAAATTTAAAGGAATGCACCATGACGTCACGGTGTTTACAAGATTTAAAAGGAGAAGTTCAGATGGAGTTTATGATACGTTCCTGCGGCGCTATTTCCATGAAACTTGACTTAAATGAACGCTAGATGTGTCTACTTTGAAGCAGGGTAGATTAGGCGAAGATAGTGTAATAAGCCCGTTCGCGTCGGTGTCTACGCGGTGCTGCGTTTTCTTACAAGAAACCGCGAACGGACTTATTGCACAACCTAACAGTGACGATTATCATCGACCATGTGTACCGTGATTGCAGATAATCAGTGGCTTGATTCAGAGCTTGCTGATTAATTACGGCTTGAGGTACAGCACGACGATTGGCTCCGCTTTCGAAGGGTCTTTGACCACGTCCTCCGCCTGCTTTTTGACGTCGGCGGTGCTTCTGGCTTGCTACGTCTTGTCCGAAAAATCCTACAGACAGATCAAATCGTCCCTCTTCGTACGTACAATTACAACCGCGATCTCTGTGATCTCTGTTTGTCATCTCGTTTAACGCCTTTCCAATCATTTCAGGAAGTGATGTTCAACGCTCTCGCGTCGTTCTTGTACCTAAGTTCCGCCTCCTATTTGGCATTCTCTACGAAGCTGTTCCTTCTGCCGGAATATTACATAAAACCAGGATTCGATGTTTATCCCGCGATGACGGCCGCTTACGTGCGTATCCTTGTCGCCGATGCTTGCCTTTTGTCGGACGCTTCTCTTCTTACATGGTTCGTGTGTGTCCACAGATGATGAGCGGCTTGGTAGGCGTACTACACGGGGTGGACGCTTATTACTCGTACGCCCATTACAAGACTGGACGTTGAATCGCGCCCGTCCTTCCGTTGCCGTTCGAATGCGTCAAACGACGCTCGATAATAGGATAATCAGATCCGATAATCAGGAATGTGGGTCGAGTGCCTCTGGATGCCGAACCGATACCGATCTTCCCTCGTGGCCGAGAAATCGCGAGGAATCGGCCGATTAACCAATGGACCGTCTCGCGCGTCATCGAAGATTTTATAACGATACCTCTATTTTGATATTGTTGTACGGAATTTGTTATACCTAGATTGGATTTCTATGAAACAGAATATTCTATTTGTGGTCTGTTCATTTTGATACTGAAATGTCTATTTGCTAAAACCCAAACTATCGTCGGATTGTAATGCGTACAGCGGTgcgagtaattattattaattattaaacatcgtATTTGTTTGTTTCCATATTAGGGATAACAGAGAatggaaatatacaaatatacatttttttttgtttacgtCTCCGTAATggtttatagaaatatatttgatatttataaaatgagaTTAGTCTGTAATAATTAGACCGTAGATTTTACACATTTGTGATAAAATTGGTCAGTTGAAATTTAGAAGTATCTAAGAATGTCTGTGTATTGTTTTCAACTcttcgagaaattatttaaggaaACAGGAAACTTCTACCCCACTCATTGTTCGCTACAATCGATgacgacaatttttattttgcacgacGATCCGTAGTCTGATAATTACGCGCGCCACTGTAAATGGGTGTCTTCTACGTGTGCGTATGAACGTTTCGGACGTCCTACCCTTAAACGTGTACGAAATAAACCGGGACGATCGAAGCGGACGGGTGTCGCGCGGAGCAAACGAGCACCGCGTCTTTCATTTCGGATGCACGCGCGTAGAAGTTGCCGGGCCAGCAGGGGTGCGGTTCGCCGTGACGTCCATTCGGAAAAAGGCCGCGGCGATTGGACGGTTCTAGCAGAATTCTTGAGAGGGACTGTACGAAAAGCGTGTGCAGGTCGTTCCAATGCGTACCAAGTTATACGTGGTTCCCGGACAGTGAATGGAAGTTACACGTCGGTCCTCACGGACTGACTCTCCTCGATGGAGACCGTGAGgtttctctttcctctctgCCCCGCCCCCTTGCCGCTTCCCGCGATCCGTGAAGCGTAGCTggcctctctttctttccacTTTCGGCGCGGATCGTTCGCCGCTCGTTCCACGCGCGCCACGGTTTCCGTTGCTCTCGTAGAGGCTTCACCGAGCATATCGCATGACTCGCGTGGCATGTGGCCGACAGTTTACTTCGGGACCTCGAACCGGTCGATTCGCGGACGATCTCGAGCGTAGAGCGGACTATCCGATCGCACGACCATGGGACTGCGCGAAAAGACCGTCAACAACAGCCACGCACTGCTCTCGACCGGGGAAGGTATCCAAATTTTTTTGCGActatttcgattcgattctcGCGAACCAGAGACGACGAGCCGCGAGTTGCCGCGAGTTGCCGACAAAGCCGAGTTTCCGTGTATCGTTGCGTCGCGATCGGCGAGCCCTCCGTGAACCCTGCCGTCCTCGTGAACCTTCCGACACCGTCTCCCTCCGCGCGTCAGTCGATTCCGCAGGCTGCCAATTTCGCGGCGAAACTCAACAGGTGTGTCGGTGTCGGCCGAGCGTCGTGTTCCTCTTCCACGGCAATACACTCGGCGTATACCTGCGCGTTCACCGATTCCCAGCTACCTGCACCGCTGCCACGGTCCACGCCCCGAACAATCGCTGGATACCTTGGAAGTTCTTGCCTCCGTTATCCGTtcg is a genomic window of Augochlora pura isolate Apur16 unplaced genomic scaffold, APUR_v2.2.1 APUR_unplaced_8926, whole genome shotgun sequence containing:
- the LOC144478170 gene encoding dynein axonemal intermediate chain 3-like, encoding EPNSDEDTDEGVESRTESERNDDERSRGRSDARSTESEDELREKTPLDLFLEARSPEMIDIVKYNAAVNLHVDDIENLSRRANRDGDESADAEAAPIFRELASFVDPKLVENRAVSDISLHPQSTEYVAISYVTNSARPRSFRPKKSGVLIWRFDDPLVHSLELQHHREVSSVSFCPHNDGIVIGGCSTGLVVVWNIKDRSSDDRKIDFTEPRREKPPVVRASMISDERCSHRLAVRRIEWLPAEYRIGPAETTGKQFLTASEDGTVAVWNLPPLPSSSPASDDAGAIDSLLPTFRLRVAATADKPQSFGLLSVCLTTIRVEEPDENAEEPYSWLDAEKNDRRRCLWLGCVEGLVRCGWDEQMVVGETSSVAQCEVLSSSYVHDGPVTDILRSPHLRDVLLTIGGHVFAVWKDDYPKSPLFWRRRTGCRYTACCWASEPGVFLLGDRRGELELWDIGDRPSEPIFARVVSATSIARLISMSRFVKGERVDTIGVGDAAGFFREFKTRDAVVGRDETLERMDRFEEYARREARRKKLFDSWQNDFLANDPAVVARRSARCDEERRKELEEARIRLRKENEERARMRAEKRARAAPKSAVAVWKSKEYRRMKTVLLGKKNLDPNELEKKRLPLVLSNTERDAKLRRARDRSQLAETQLSNALAAEFAEQFQPINDTSETGESTVRFAKPVDEIAKKFLAIREKALRTLAE
- the LOC144478169 gene encoding plasmolipin, whose product is MACASPARIPATHWFLFVAVTAFIATLVWCFLYFLSIREALKLPINWILSELLNTSIFAFLYMIAFIAQLSAWSAYNGNYTVSSNIAGGVFGIFNTIAYAAGAYFLYVEWKSSNTQ
- the LOC144478166 gene encoding uncharacterized protein LOC144478166; amino-acid sequence: MSHSVTIRTHTVTTNSTAVMINTGYLKTWSGVIKLLQLALGIVCVTIIGHYFSTYGYYVSAELFFLLITTTFLIGTTILVISYLSSHSTPGIIAKTIYELIYHAIAFGLYLAAALTFLVNVSNRGRGNEVLMAGAICGLVNAALYFLSTIIAVRTYRGL
- the Sing gene encoding MARVEL domain-containing protein sing; the protein is MGRNDGGPIIRMSSGGTHTAGGVECCCCRCCTCIHVEFLKTMPGIIKLCETIISGLIQSLLINYGLRYSTTIGSAFEGSLTTSSACFLTSAVLLACYVLSEKSYRQIKSSLFEVMFNALASFLYLSSASYLAFSTKLFLLPEYYIKPGFDVYPAMTAAYMMSGLVGVLHGVDAYYSYAHYKTGR